A region from the Ptychodera flava strain L36383 chromosome 12, AS_Pfla_20210202, whole genome shotgun sequence genome encodes:
- the LOC139145294 gene encoding uncharacterized protein — protein MNDVTAGKNGRLRFITYLAPSVPVEYFETVMQYLEEKLNKDAYLIYESRWSGPPLDRIDPFTRDEVDIGFLCSTAFMKLLRDKKAPVELLQAGPVYMHPRAQNRPVYFADLIVHADNKERFKEFVNLRGCKWVYNDPHSLSGCYAMLRTLKQMGENTSFFGHVLQSGSHLKSIKLILDQTVETAIIDSNCLAFQMKDNPEVARNIHVLTSFGPLPIYPIAVNARMPEHEKEQICSALLQMHTDVNWQKELNKHLVSKFVEVSLDNYKMEDDLRNAVSGVHLDDNIYY, from the exons aTGAACGACGTTACTGCAGGAAAGAATGGCAGGCTTCGGTTCATCACTTATCTTGCCCCTAGTGTTCCCGTGGAATACTTTGAAACTGTGATGCAGTATCTGGAAGAGAAGCTGAACAAAGACGCTTACCTCATCTATGAAAGCCGATGGTCAGGACCACCGCTCGACAGGATAGATCCTTTCACACGTGATGAAGTTGACATTG GGTTCCTGTGCAGCACAGCATTCATGAAACTACTGCGGGATAAGAAGGCACCTGTTGAACTCTTACAAGCAGGACCAGTGTACATGCACCCCAGGGCTCAGAACAGACCTGTCTACTTCGCAGACCTTATAGTGCACGCTGACAACAA AGAACGTTTCAAAGAATTTGTGAATCTCCGCGGTTGTAAGTGGGTGTATAATGATCCCCACTCTCTCAGCGGCTGCTATGCAATGCTTAGAACACTGAAGCAAATGGGAGAAAATACAAGTTTCTTTGGACATGTATTACAGTCTG GGTCACATTTGAAGTCCATCAAACTTATATTAGACCAAACAGTGGAAACAGCAATCATAGATAGTAACTGTCTTGCTTTCCAAATGAAGGACAATCCTGAAGTTGCTAGGAATATACACGTATTGACTTCCTTTGGTCCTCTGCCTATTTACCCAATAGCTGTCAATGCCAGAATGCCAG AACACGAAAAAGAACAAATTTGCAGCGCGCTACTTCAAATGCACACTGACGTCAACTGGCAGAAAGAACTCAACAAGCACTTGGTCAGCAAATTTGTTGAAGTGAGTCTTGACAACTATAAGATGGAAGATGACCTCAGAAACGCGGTCAGTGGAGTTCACCTTGacgacaatatatactactaa